A window of the Zeugodacus cucurbitae isolate PBARC_wt_2022May chromosome 4, idZeuCucr1.2, whole genome shotgun sequence genome harbors these coding sequences:
- the LOC105214615 gene encoding uncharacterized protein LOC105214615 isoform X2, which produces MNALITYLLCTSAVTLSLAAPQYVDPYVTPLPQFSQLSSTPYTGYPYNPYDTNVGYNRYNPYNPYNPYNRNTGTNTYWNGYAWVNSFRSNVNK; this is translated from the exons ATGAACGCCTTAATAACCTATCTATTGTGCACAAGCGCCGTTACGCTCtcg TTGGCAGCACCACAGTACGTCGATCCTTATGTGACACCATTGCCACAATTCTCACAGTTGAGCAGCACACCGTATACAGG CTATCCATATAATCCCTACGATACGAATGTCGGCTATAATCGATACAACCCCTACAATCCGTATAATCCTTACAACAGGAATACCGGCACGAACACCTACTGGAATGGTTATGCTTGGGTCAACAGCTTTCGTTCGAATGTTAACAAGTGA
- the LOC105214615 gene encoding uncharacterized protein LOC105214615 isoform X1 has translation MNALITYLLCTSAVTLSLAAPQYVDPYVTPLPQFSQLSSTPYTGYGTNIRIWPWVIGEYAYPNYQYYSNYWNNNNNPSSYPYNPYDTNVGYNRYNPYNPYNPYNRNTGTNTYWNGYAWVNSFRSNVNK, from the exons ATGAACGCCTTAATAACCTATCTATTGTGCACAAGCGCCGTTACGCTCtcg TTGGCAGCACCACAGTACGTCGATCCTTATGTGACACCATTGCCACAATTCTCACAGTTGAGCAGCACACCGTATACAGGGTATGGCACAAATATACGCATATGGCCATGGGTTATTGGGGAATATGCCTACCCCAATTACCAGTATTACTCAAACTActggaataataataataatccttCCAGCTATCCATATAATCCCTACGATACGAATGTCGGCTATAATCGATACAACCCCTACAATCCGTATAATCCTTACAACAGGAATACCGGCACGAACACCTACTGGAATGGTTATGCTTGGGTCAACAGCTTTCGTTCGAATGTTAACAAGTGA